The DNA region TTTCCAGCAACCGGCCGGCGATAGCTTCTACTGAAACCTCGATGCCGTGCTTGAGCGCGCTCGGTGCAGCACCGGCAGCAACGTTGCGCAAGCCCTCTTTGACCAGAGCCTGTGCCAGCACAGTCGCCGTCGTGGTGCCGTCGCCGGCCACGTCGTTCGTCTTAGTGGCAACTTCCTTGGCCAACTGCGCGCCAAGGTTCTCATACGGATCATCAAGCTCGATCTCGCGCGCAATGGTTACGCCGTCATTAGTGATTGTGGGGGCGCCCCACTTTTTGTCCAAAACAACGTTGCGTCCGCGCGGGCCAAGGGTAACCTTGACCGCGTTAGCCAGACGGTCAACGCCGGCTTCAAGAGACTTGCGAGCCGCGTCGTTGAATTCAATCTGCTTAGCCATGAGTCATGTCCTTTCAGACCAAAACCCCGCTGATCACCCTTGTGGGGCGGTCGCGGGGCAAAGGTTGTTACTTGACGACGATGGCCAGAACGTCACGGGCCGAAAGAACCAGCAGCTCTTCGCCGCCAGTCTTGACCTCGGTGCCGCCGTACTTGGAGTAGAGCACGACGTCGCCCACGGCTACGTCGACAGGAACCCGGTTGCCGTTGTCATCAACGCGGCCTGGGCCGACGGCGACAACTTCGCCTTCCTGTGGCTTTTCTTTAGCGGAGTCCGGGATAACCAGACCGGAAGCGGTGGTCTGCTCAGCGTCAAGCTGGCGGACGACAATACGATCCTCAAGAGGCTTAATAGAGACCGACACTCGGACCTCTCCTTCTCAAAATTTGCGGTAATTGGATGACCGCGCCACAGGCGCCAACCGTCGTCGCGGTGCCGGTAAGTGCACCGTGGATGCAGTCAGATGATTAGCACCCTCAGTACGAGAGTGCTAACAAAGACTCTATTGACTCGGTTAGCACTCGGTCAAGGTGAGTGCCAATTTTGTTGCCGGTTTAGCTCTCAGAGTAGTCAGCGCAACAAGGCGTCACTCTCCCAAAGCCGCAAAGACATACACGCAAAGGAACCCCACGAAGAACAAAGCGGTCAGCACGGTGGTCTCTTTGTGCTCGTGTGCTTCAACTAATAACTCTTCCACCACTAAGTACAACAATGCCGCGGCACCGAAAGCCAGCACGGCTGCGAGTACCGCTTCTGGGGCACCGGCCAAAAGGAACAACGCGATCAACGCGCCGACGAAAGTAAAGAGTGAAAGCGCAAAAGTTACCAACGCTGCTTTGACCGGCGCAATGAATCGCCCCGGTGTGTCCGGAGGGTTTCTCAGACGATGAGCCTGTCGGCGGCTGCCGTGCTCTGGTAGTGATTGTAGTAGTGGTTTTCTAGCTCTACTGGTGGGATGTCTCCGCAGTACTGGTAGAGCCTTCGGTGGTTGTACCAATCGACCCATTCAGCGGTGCCGATTTCGACTTCTTCTAGAGTCCGCCAGGGCTTGCCGGGTTTGATCAGCTCGGTCTTATAAAGCCCGTTGATGGTTTCCGCCAAGGCGTTGTCGTAACTATCACCCACAGAACCGATCGAGGGGCGGATACCGGCCTGGGCCAGGCGTTCGGTGAAGGCCAAGGAGGCGTATTGAGCCCCGGCATCGTGATGATGAATCACCCCGGAAATCTCAGCCCCGGCCCGTTCACGACTCCAGATTGCCTGATTAACTGCGTTGAGCACTAGCACGGTGTTCATAGAAGCACTCGCTGACCAGCCCAGGATCCTCCGAGAGTAAGCATCGATCACGAAGGCAACATAGACCCACCCGGACCAGGTCGAAACATAGGTGAAATCATCTACCCATAGCCGATCCGGTGCCGTTGGTGTGAAATCACGGCGGACCAAGTCCTTCGCTCGGGCCGCCTTCGAGTCTTTGATCGTGGTGCGTTTGACCTTGCCACGGACCGCACCCTGTATGCCAAGTAACCCCATGAGCCGTTCTACCGTGCACCTGGCCACCGGCACACCTTCACGGTTCATCGCCAACCAGACTTTCCTGGTGCCGTAAACCCCGTAATTAGCGGCATACACCTTCTGGATCACGGGCTTGAGCACCTCATCACGTTGTTCTCGGTGAGATCGTGTTTTATCCACCCATTCGTAGTACGTGGACGGGGCGGTCTTCACCCCGTCCCAGTAAGCACCTGGCAGATCGACTCGACACCCCACCGCAATCCATTATTCTCGCGGTGACCGGCATGGTCCTTGATGTATTTCACGATCAGTGTTGTGGCGGTCGAGTTCGACCGCGAAAAAAGCTGAAGCACTCCGAAGGATCGCGTTCGCCCGTTTCAGCTCAGCGTTCTCACGCCGTAACCGTTTCAGCTCGGCCGATTCCGTGCTCGTTGTTCCAGTTCTAGTACCAACATCGATCTCGGCTTGCCGGACCCATTTACGCACCGTTTCCGGCACACCCACACCCAAAAGCTGGGCAACTTTTTGCATCGCCGCCCACTCCGAAGATGCACCCTCCATCTCCGCCACCATGCGCACCGTACGATCCTTCAACTCCTGCGGATACCGTGTCGTAGTTTTCCCTGCCATGTCCTGATCCTCTCAAACAAGAAAGTCTCCGGACACACCGGGGCGATTCAGTCCAGCCACAAAAGATCCGGTCAACAGAAAAAGCTAGGCGTCTACGGTCAACCGTTGACTGATCACAGTAGAAACACCGTCGCCGCGCATAGTGACGCCGTAAAGTGCGTCTGCAACTTCCATCGTGCGTTTCTGGTGCGTAATCACAATGAGCTGGCTGGATGCGCGCAGTTCTTCAAAGATCGTAATCAACCGGCCCAGATTGGTGTCATCCAAGGCAGCTTCCACCTCGTCCATGACGTAGAACGGTGACGGCCGTGCTTTGAAGATCGCTACGAGCAGTGCGACGGCGGTCAGTGAACGCTCACCGCCGGAAAGCAAGGAAAGGCGTTTGATCTTCTTGCCAGCCGGTCTCGCCTCAACTTCGATGCCGGTGGTCAACATATCTTCCGGATTGGTCAACACCAATCGACCTTCACCGCCAGGAAACAACCGGCCAAAGACCCGCTCAAATTGGGCCGCAGTATCAGCAAATGCCGCAGTAAACACTTGCTCAACCCGCTCATCGACTTCACGGATGATGTCTAACAGGTCCTTACGACTGGCTTTGAGATCCTCCAGCTGACTGGCCAAGAATTGATGCCGCTCTTCCAACGCCGCAAACTCCTCCAGTGCCAACGGATTCACCTTGCCCAAAGCACTAAGGTCTCGCTCAGCACGCTTGAGCCGCTTTTCTTGTTCCTCCCGCACAAAAGGAATGCCTTCGCGGATAGCTTGGCCGTCGTCGTCCACCTGCACTCGGAGCGCTGCCCACTTATCAGTGATTTCGCCTGGACCATGCGGAACCAAAGTGTCTGGCCCGTATTCAGTAATCAAATGCTCTGCCGTCAGTCCAAGCTCTTCAATAGCCCGATTCTCCAAAGCTTCAATGCGCAGGCGTTGTTGCGTCCGTGCCAGTTCGTCCTGATGCACTGAATCAGTCAGCTCCGCTAATTCGGTACTGTGCACCTCGTTACGAGCTCTGATTGATGCCAGCTCAGCATCCCGAACGGCGCGCAGCTCTTCGGCGGCGTCTCGCTCACGTGCGGCCAAATCGACCGAGACATCTGCATATTGCAAGACCAAACTAACGCCCTGCGCCACCGCCGCAGCCTTGCGCGCCTGAAATTGGCGAACCTTTGCCCGCGCCGCAGCTTGTTTCCGAGCCTGCCGCTCCGTCGCGGCAGCTCGCTCTAATGAAGCCGCTCGATTCGAAATGCTGGTGAGTTGCTCCTCACCACTGCGCAGGGCTAGTCGAGTTTCCATTTCGGTCGCCCGTGCAGCCACCGCGGCGGCGGCAAGTTCATCGCGTAATTCGGTGGAGGGCTCTTCGTCTAACGGCGCTTCCTGGGCAGCGTGCAGTCGCTCAGATATCTCACCGAGCGCGCCCTGTTCACGCTCAATACTGGCTTGTGCGGTCTCAATCGCTAGCGCGATGCGGTCGCTCTCCCCCACAGCGGAACGCAAAGTAGTCCCCAAATGTCCCAGGCGCTCGGCCACTGAAGCCATCCGAGCATCAGATTCGTGCAGCTTTTCCAATGCGGCATCGACCGCGACCTGCGCTTCCAGGCGCCGCGAGTTTGCACCGGAAAGTTCAAAAGTGCTGCGTTCCAGTTCCGCACTCAGCACAGTGATCCGCTGTGCGGCCTCCTCGACGGCGGCCAAAAGTTCCAATTGCGACGGCGCAGAAGCAGAGCCGCCGCGCGCACTAAAGGCAGTAAAAACCTCCCCCGCTTCGGTTACCGCGGTCAGGCTGGCATTTTTCTCAATGACTTCACGCGCCTGGCGCATATCGGGAACTACCACCACGTGCGCAAGGGCGTTGCCAATTGCTGCCGAAATTTGCGGCTCGGCCTTCACCAAATCCAAAGCAGCTTTGGCGCCTTCGACTTCTGCCGCTGCTGCTCTGGCCTCTTTCGCTCTGGCCGCTGCCACCAATTTCGGATCAGTGGAGGACTTTCCAGCGAGCAATAATTCTAGCCGACCGGCGTCGTCCGTTTTGGCCCATTGCAACGAATCCACCGCAACAGCAAGATCAGACACTGCTACGGCTTCGGCAAGTGCGCCTAACGCTGAGGCAATCGCGTTTTCGCTGCCTGGCGAAACGTCAAGTAGCGCCGAGACCGTACCAAGTACGCCTTTGCGGGCGGAGGCTAGAAGTTGCGCAGAACCATCTTTGCGCTCCAGCCCCACCTGCAACGCATCTCGGCGAGCAGTCAAGGATTCCCGTTCACGCTCAGCCTTTTGCCGGCGATCACTGAGCTGCGCAATGCTTTCAGTCAAAGCGTCCAACGCCTCGCTAGCGTCCTCGTAATCAGAATCGAGTGACTCTTCGCCTTCTTCAACGCCGGCAATCTGCGACTCTAATGCCGTGAATTCTTGCTGCGCAGACTGTCTACGCTGCTCCCCTGAAGTTTGGCTCGCACGTAACCTGCCCAGCTCAGCTTCAGCCGCCTCAACCCGCGATCGGGCGGCACCAACTTGACCCGCCAACCGGGCCAAACCTTCACGGCGGTCTGCCGTTGCGCGCAAGATCGCGGTAAGTCGCTGCTCTTCGGCTTTTGCGGCCTCTTCGGCTTGACCTCGACTGGAAATTGCCACCTCCAGCGCGCTACGCCGATCGGCCAATCCGCGCTCCAGCTCCGCTTGTTCCGCCCGGACCGAGGCAGCTTGCTGTTCTAAGCGTTCTGGATCGCGACCGGTATCGGCGATTGCGTCGGTGCTACCCAGCAGGCGACGCCGCTCCGAGGCAAGATTTCCTAGCGAACGCAGCCGTTCGCGATGTGCAGAAAGTTGATACCAGGTGTCTCTTGCCGCGTTCAGAAGCGGGGTTGCCTGGGCAGCCAACTGTTCCAGCTCCGCTTGGCGCAGCCGCCCAATTTCAAGCGCCGCCTCCACCTCAGCGCGCCGAGCTTTCAAAGCAGTCTCATCGGCAACTTCTTGTTCCAACGAACCTCGAAGCTCAACCAAATCATCAGCCAACAATCGGGCCCGGGCATCCCGAACCTCAAATTGCACGCTTTGTGCCCGTCGCGCTACCTCAGCTTGTTTACCCAGCGGCGTTAGTTGGCGCCGGATCTCGCTGGTCAAGTCACCAAGCCGGGTCAGATTCGCTTGCATCGCTTCAAGCTTGCGTAAAGTCTTCTCTTTGCGACGGCGATGTTTCAGAATTCCAGCCGCTTCTTCGATGAAGCCGCGCCGATCTTCCGGCGTCGCATGCAGTACTTTATCCAGCTGGCCCTGACCGACAATAACGTGCATCTCCCGGCCCAGTCCGGAATCCGAAAGCAACTCTTGAATATCCAGCAGTCGAGCACTCTCACCGTTGATTGCATATTCGCTGCCGCCGGTGCGAAAGAGCGTGCGTGAGATGGTGACTTCGCTGTAGTCAATGGGCAAAACGCCGTCGGCATTATCAATGGTCAGCGAGACCTGCGCCCTGCCCAGCGGCGGACGCCCCGAGGTACCCGCAAAGATGACATCTTCCATTTTGCCACCGCGCAGAGTTTTCGCGCCCTGTTCACCCATCACCCAAGCTAGCGCGTCAACAACGTTCGACTTACCTGAACCATTAGGCCCGACGACGGCGGTCACCCCGGGTTCAAAGTCGAACGTCGTCGCTGAAGCAAACGACTTGAAGCCCCGGAGCGTGAGGCTTTTCAGGTGCACAGGGCGGCTCTTTCTGGAGGGGTCGGTACCGACCGGGGGTATTACCTTGAGCCAAATCTACGCGCTCAGCGGCAGAATCTGCGGGATTTCACGGTTTGGGCTGGCACACCGGGCACAGATAAGAGGAGCGATTCATGAACGGTGCACGCCGGATCAAAGTCAAAAGACCATTATCTTGGCAGCGATAGCAGGGCTTATTCTCCCGGCCATAGACATTCAATGACCGTTCGAAGTAACCGGAAGCGCCATTGACGTTCACATAGAGCGAGTCAAAAGTTGTACCGCCCACGGCCAACGAAGCTTCCATGACCTTGCGTACATTGCGGATTAGCTCGTCAAGCTGCGTGAAGCTCAGCTGCCCAGCTGGCGTGGCATAGTGCAAAGAGCTTGCCCAGAGCGATTCATCCGCGTAGATATTTCCAACCCCGGAAATCCGGGCCTGATCGAGCAGCACCCGCTTGATGCCGATCTTGCTACCCTTGAGCAGATTTGCAAAGTCCGAAAGTGAAAAATTCGGGTCAAGCGGATCCTTCGCAATATGCGCAGCCTCCGCGGCGATCCAGGGCTGGTCATCACCTAAGCCGCCCGGCAACCCGTCAGCCGTCGGCACTAGTTCGGAGACAAACATGCCACCGAAGATCCGCTGATCCACAAAACGCAGTTCTTTAGCCAGATCGTCATCAGGGCCAAAATCTATCCGCACCTTGAGATGTTTTTCATCGGCATGCTCTGGGTCTTGCATGAGCATTTGCCCGCTCATGCCCAGATGGGTCACCAGCGCAGTCCCAGTAGCGTGCCCGTCTGCCGGATAAAAGAGCGACAGCCACAGGAACTTCCCGCGTCGGGAAACCGAACCGATGCGATTTCCAGCCAATTGGGCACGGAAGTCCTCGACCCCTAGCAGATGGCGGCGAATCGAGCGCGGATCGAGAACTTGAACGTTCTCGATAGTGCGGCCAACAACCAATTTCTGCAGCCCGCGACGAACAACCTCAACCTCGGGCAGTTCAGGCATCTGCGGATTTACGTTGCGGGGCCGCGTTTTTCGCAGAGTTTTGCGCGGTGCCTTGCGCTGAGTTCTGGGCGGTACCTTGTACCGGAGGACGGATTTCCCGCCAGCTATTGGCGGCAGCATCCTGTTCGGCTTCTTTTTTAGAGTGACCGCGTCCGCTTTGGTACGACGTGCCACCGATCCAAAGCAACGCCTGGTAGGTGCGCGCGTGGTCGGGGCCTTGCCCGGTAACCTCGTAACGCACCGGGCCTAGCTGCCTATTAGCAGCATGTTCTTGGATATTGGTTTTCCAGTCGGTTGCCGCACCAAAATTTCCGGCGTCGGCTAATAGCGGACCGACCAATCGCATCACCATTTGCCGTGCGGTCTCAATATCGTTGCAGATATACGCCGCACCAAAAAGCGCTTCCATGGTATCTGCCAAAATGGAGGCCTTGTTCTTGCCGTCCGTCAGCAACTCACCTTGGCCAAGCAAGATAAATTCGCCCACGCCTAATTCACGCGCGACTCCGGCCAACGCCCGGGTACTCACGACGGCGGATCGACGCTTGGCCAACTCCCCCTCGGCAAGGCCCGGATTATCCCGGTAAAGGGCATCGGTGACTGAAAGCCCCAAAACGGAGTCGCCAAGAAACTCCAGGCGCTCGTTGGTGGGAATGCCGCCGTTTTCATAAGCGAAGGACCGATGAGTCAGGGCAAGACGAAGCGTCCCGGCATCGATATCGACACCGAGACGCTTCAAAAGCTCTGCGCTATTAGGCACCATCTGACCCTTGCCTTGCAACGCTATATGGCAACATGTCTTTCGCGGACGCACTCATCTGAGGCGTGCCAGCTTAGACGTCTGCTACCTTGCGGCCCTTGTATTCCAGGAACAGCGCGGTGCCGGCGGAGTCAGTGACAACCTTGGCCTGGTGCGGCAAGGAGTAGGTGA from Renibacterium salmoninarum ATCC 33209 includes:
- the groES gene encoding co-chaperone GroES; this encodes MSVSIKPLEDRIVVRQLDAEQTTASGLVIPDSAKEKPQEGEVVAVGPGRVDDNGNRVPVDVAVGDVVLYSKYGGTEVKTGGEELLVLSARDVLAIVVK
- the rnc gene encoding ribonuclease III; protein product: MVPNSAELLKRLGVDIDAGTLRLALTHRSFAYENGGIPTNERLEFLGDSVLGLSVTDALYRDNPGLAEGELAKRRSAVVSTRALAGVARELGVGEFILLGQGELLTDGKNKASILADTMEALFGAAYICNDIETARQMVMRLVGPLLADAGNFGAATDWKTNIQEHAANRQLGPVRYEVTGQGPDHARTYQALLWIGGTSYQSGRGHSKKEAEQDAAANSWREIRPPVQGTAQNSAQGTAQNSAKNAAPQRKSADA
- the mutM gene encoding bifunctional DNA-formamidopyrimidine glycosylase/DNA-(apurinic or apyrimidinic site) lyase, which encodes MPELPEVEVVRRGLQKLVVGRTIENVQVLDPRSIRRHLLGVEDFRAQLAGNRIGSVSRRGKFLWLSLFYPADGHATGTALVTHLGMSGQMLMQDPEHADEKHLKVRIDFGPDDDLAKELRFVDQRIFGGMFVSELVPTADGLPGGLGDDQPWIAAEAAHIAKDPLDPNFSLSDFANLLKGSKIGIKRVLLDQARISGVGNIYADESLWASSLHYATPAGQLSFTQLDELIRNVRKVMEASLAVGGTTFDSLYVNVNGASGYFERSLNVYGRENKPCYRCQDNGLLTLIRRAPFMNRSSYLCPVCQPKP
- the smc gene encoding chromosome segregation protein SMC — its product is MHLKSLTLRGFKSFASATTFDFEPGVTAVVGPNGSGKSNVVDALAWVMGEQGAKTLRGGKMEDVIFAGTSGRPPLGRAQVSLTIDNADGVLPIDYSEVTISRTLFRTGGSEYAINGESARLLDIQELLSDSGLGREMHVIVGQGQLDKVLHATPEDRRGFIEEAAGILKHRRRKEKTLRKLEAMQANLTRLGDLTSEIRRQLTPLGKQAEVARRAQSVQFEVRDARARLLADDLVELRGSLEQEVADETALKARRAEVEAALEIGRLRQAELEQLAAQATPLLNAARDTWYQLSAHRERLRSLGNLASERRRLLGSTDAIADTGRDPERLEQQAASVRAEQAELERGLADRRSALEVAISSRGQAEEAAKAEEQRLTAILRATADRREGLARLAGQVGAARSRVEAAEAELGRLRASQTSGEQRRQSAQQEFTALESQIAGVEEGEESLDSDYEDASEALDALTESIAQLSDRRQKAERERESLTARRDALQVGLERKDGSAQLLASARKGVLGTVSALLDVSPGSENAIASALGALAEAVAVSDLAVAVDSLQWAKTDDAGRLELLLAGKSSTDPKLVAAARAKEARAAAAEVEGAKAALDLVKAEPQISAAIGNALAHVVVVPDMRQAREVIEKNASLTAVTEAGEVFTAFSARGGSASAPSQLELLAAVEEAAQRITVLSAELERSTFELSGANSRRLEAQVAVDAALEKLHESDARMASVAERLGHLGTTLRSAVGESDRIALAIETAQASIEREQGALGEISERLHAAQEAPLDEEPSTELRDELAAAAVAARATEMETRLALRSGEEQLTSISNRAASLERAAATERQARKQAAARAKVRQFQARKAAAVAQGVSLVLQYADVSVDLAARERDAAEELRAVRDAELASIRARNEVHSTELAELTDSVHQDELARTQQRLRIEALENRAIEELGLTAEHLITEYGPDTLVPHGPGEITDKWAALRVQVDDDGQAIREGIPFVREEQEKRLKRAERDLSALGKVNPLALEEFAALEERHQFLASQLEDLKASRKDLLDIIREVDERVEQVFTAAFADTAAQFERVFGRLFPGGEGRLVLTNPEDMLTTGIEVEARPAGKKIKRLSLLSGGERSLTAVALLVAIFKARPSPFYVMDEVEAALDDTNLGRLITIFEELRASSQLIVITHQKRTMEVADALYGVTMRGDGVSTVISQRLTVDA